The following are encoded in a window of Vigna unguiculata cultivar IT97K-499-35 chromosome 8, ASM411807v1, whole genome shotgun sequence genomic DNA:
- the LOC114193052 gene encoding serine carboxypeptidase II-3-like: protein MSPMLSTKIVVWLMFLCWSCEGNQQGEYLYRLIRSKRGDEKVVSSEEASMVAKNGGGDEDFWKVEEERVVLMEEDKVKGLPGEPEGVDFDQYGGYVTVDAKKGRRLFYYFVESPQNASHKPLLLWLNGGPGCSSLGYGGMQELGPFRVNSDGRTLRRNEYAWNNVANVIFLESPAGVGFSYSNTSSDYTNTGDKSTAMDSYTFLINWLHRFPHYKSRDLFITGESYAGHYVPQLAHTILTNNKLTNHTVINLKGIAIGNGWIDDNICAKGMYDYFWTHALNSDETHEGIERHCDFESGNMTSECNEYQIRGDNEIGVIDIYDIYGPPCDSTATKSHQTSAPNSDSNFDPCSDEYTKSYLNIAQVQEALHAKLSEWSPCSGVGWTDSPATVLPTINRIISSGIRTWIYSGDTDGRVPITSSRYSVNSLKLPVETTWRPWYSGDEVGGYLIGYKGLTLITVRGAGHMVPSYQPKRALTMISFFLRGELPPELNS from the exons ATGAGTCCAATGTTGTCAACAAAAATTGTTGTGTGGTTGATGTTTTTGTGTTGGTCGTGTGAGGGGAACCAACAAGGGGAATATCTGTATAGGTTGATTCGATCAAAGAGGGGTGATGAGAAAGTGGTGTCATCAGAAGAAGCTTCAATGGTGGCCAAAAATGGTGGTGGTGATGAAGATTTTTGGAAGGTTGAAGAAGAAAGGGTGGTGTTGATGGAAGAAGACAAAGTGAAGGGTTTACCAGGAGAACCAGAAGGTGTTGATTTTGATCAATATGGTGGCTATGTAACTGTGGATgcaaaaaaaggaagaagattgttCTATTACTTTGTAGAGTCACCTCAAAATGCTTCTCACAAGCCCCTTCTTCTATGGCTCAATGGAG GGCCTGGCTGCTCATCCCTTGGATATGGAGGCATGCAAGAATTGGGACCTTTCAGAGTGAACAGTGACGGAAGAACACTACGCAGAAATGAATATGCATGGAACAATG TGGCAAACGTTATTTTCTTAGAATCTCCAGCAGGAGTTGGATTTTCATATTCAAACACTTCTTCAGACTACACAAACACTGGAGACAAGAGCACAGCCATGGACTCTTACACTTTTCTTATAAACTGGCTTCACAGATTTCCACACTACAAATCTCGAGACTTGTTCATCACTGGAGAAAGCTATGCTGGACATTATGTTCCTCAGCTAGCTCACACTATTCTCACTAATAATAAGCTTACAAATCACACAGTCATCAACCTCAAAGGGATTGCG ATTGGGAATGGTTGGATAGATGATAATATATGTGCAAAGGGAATGTATGACTATTTCTGGACCCATGCTTTGAACTCAGATGAAACCCATGAAGGAATTGAAAGGCATTGTGACTTTGAGAGTGGGAACATGACAAGTGAATGCAACGAATACCAAATAAGAGGGGATAATGAGATTGGAGTCATTGACATTTATGACATATATGGTCCCCCTTGTGATTCAACTGCCACAAAATCTCATCAAACTTCTGCTCCTAACTCT GACAGCAATTTCGACCCTTGTTCTGACGAATATACCAAATCCTACTTAAACATCGCTCAAGTACAAGAGGCTCTTCATGCAAAACTCTCAGAATGGTCTCCTTGCAG TGGAGTGGGATGGACAGATAGCCCAGCAACAGTTCTACCCACTATAAATCGGATAATATCAAGTGGCATAAGAACCTGGATATATAG TGGAGATACAGATGGGCGCGTTCCCATAACATCATCTAGGTATTCAGTAAATTCCTTGAAACTTCCAGTGGAGACAACATGGCGTCCCTGGTATTCTGGAGATGAG GTTGGAGGATACTTGATTGGGTACAAAGGACTCACCCTCATCACTGTAAGAGGAGCTGGGCACATGGTTCCAAGTTACCAACCAAAGAGAGCGTTAACCATGATCTCGTTTTTTCTTCGGGGAGAACTTCCTCCCGAATTGAACTCTTAG